The following are encoded together in the Pectobacterium punjabense genome:
- a CDS encoding YbhB/YbcL family Raf kinase inhibitor-like protein: MLQLSSHSFQDGETIPGEFAFAIPDANSRIALSSNHNPHLVWQGTPAGTQSFVLICHDPDVPSRGDDVNQEGREVSASLPRVDFYHWLLLDIPASVSEIAAASHSNTITPRGKAGPNAPAGLRHGINDYTAWFAADEQMKGNYYGYDGPCPPWNDAIVHHYIFTLYALATSSLAIEGEINGTSVRAALANAPVLAEAKLTGLYTLNPQLL; this comes from the coding sequence ATGCTGCAACTCTCCAGCCACAGTTTTCAGGACGGCGAAACTATCCCAGGCGAATTTGCCTTTGCTATACCGGATGCAAACAGCCGCATTGCGCTGTCTTCTAACCACAATCCCCATCTTGTCTGGCAGGGCACTCCCGCAGGGACACAGTCTTTCGTGTTGATCTGCCACGACCCGGATGTACCTAGCCGCGGTGACGATGTGAATCAGGAAGGCCGTGAGGTAAGCGCTTCTCTGCCGCGCGTCGATTTCTACCATTGGCTATTGCTGGATATTCCCGCCAGCGTCAGCGAAATTGCCGCCGCCTCGCATTCCAATACCATCACTCCTCGTGGGAAAGCAGGCCCAAACGCCCCCGCAGGGCTCCGGCACGGCATCAATGATTACACCGCCTGGTTCGCCGCCGACGAACAAATGAAAGGCAATTACTATGGTTATGATGGCCCTTGCCCGCCGTGGAACGATGCGATCGTCCATCATTATATTTTCACACTTTACGCCCTCGCGACGTCTTCTTTAGCGATAGAAGGTGAGATCAACGGGACAAGTGTCCGTGCCGCGCTCGCTAACGCGCCCGTATTGGCTGAAGCCAAACTCACCGGGCTGTATACGTTGAATCCTCAATTGCTATGA
- the yebS gene encoding membrane integrity lipid transport subunit YebS: MKIHNITSPAPFSSPRPPLSSGAKSTASAIDRYHRCPECDAVFTLPQLKRNQTANCPRCDAKVSSGRDWTISRLAAMAVAMLVLMPFAFTEPLISIRLLGVTINASLFEGIWQITRQGHPLTASMVAFCTVGAPLTLVFSLLYLFFAPRIGMNLRPILLMLQRLKEWMMLDIYLVGMAVAAIKVREFADVQAGIGLVAFLALMILSLLTLIHLNTDQLWQRFYPRLRPLISPDRYRICLSCHFTSSPDNRGRCPRCHIPLRLRQRQSLQKSWAALIASIILLLPANLLPISIIYVNGARTEDTIFSGILSLASGNIPIAMVVFIASILVPFTKVIVLFGLLVSIHVQSEGNIMMRMKLLRVIRWIGRWSMLDLFVIALTMSLVNRDQLLAFTMGPAAFYFGAAVILTILAVEWLDSRLMWDNTDVE, encoded by the coding sequence ATGAAAATACATAATATAACCAGCCCTGCGCCGTTTTCTTCTCCCCGCCCACCGCTAAGCAGTGGCGCAAAAAGTACCGCGTCCGCCATAGACCGCTATCACCGCTGCCCGGAATGCGATGCTGTTTTTACGCTACCCCAGTTGAAGCGGAACCAGACAGCAAACTGTCCACGCTGTGATGCCAAAGTCAGTTCAGGCAGAGACTGGACCATTTCTCGCCTTGCTGCAATGGCCGTCGCCATGCTGGTACTCATGCCTTTTGCCTTCACTGAACCGTTGATCAGCATTCGTCTGTTGGGTGTCACGATTAATGCCAGCCTGTTTGAAGGTATTTGGCAAATCACCCGACAAGGACACCCGCTCACGGCAAGTATGGTCGCCTTTTGTACCGTTGGCGCACCGCTAACGTTAGTTTTTTCGCTGTTATACCTGTTTTTTGCCCCCCGAATCGGTATGAACCTGCGCCCTATTCTGCTCATGTTGCAACGGCTAAAAGAGTGGATGATGCTGGATATCTATCTGGTTGGTATGGCCGTCGCCGCAATCAAAGTCCGTGAATTCGCAGATGTTCAGGCGGGTATCGGGCTCGTTGCCTTTCTGGCGCTGATGATCTTAAGCCTGTTGACGTTGATCCACTTAAATACCGATCAGCTTTGGCAGCGGTTTTATCCGCGCCTGAGGCCGCTCATCTCTCCAGATCGCTACCGAATCTGCCTTTCCTGCCATTTCACCAGTTCGCCCGACAACCGTGGGCGTTGCCCCCGTTGCCATATTCCGCTTCGTTTACGCCAGCGTCAGAGCTTGCAGAAATCCTGGGCGGCGCTGATTGCCTCTATAATTTTACTGTTACCCGCCAACCTGTTGCCCATATCAATTATTTATGTCAACGGTGCACGCACGGAGGATACGATCTTTTCCGGTATTCTTTCGCTTGCATCAGGCAATATTCCGATCGCAATGGTGGTTTTCATCGCCAGTATTCTGGTGCCGTTTACTAAGGTTATAGTGCTGTTCGGCCTGCTGGTTAGCATTCATGTCCAGTCGGAAGGCAATATAATGATGCGCATGAAGCTGCTGCGTGTTATCCGTTGGATCGGCCGCTGGTCCATGCTCGATTTATTTGTGATTGCCCTGACGATGTCGCTCGTCAACCGCGATCAACTACTCGCTTTCACCATGGGGCCTGCTGCTTTTTACTTTGGCGCGGCGGTGATTCTCACTATCCTTGCCGTTGAATGGCTGGATAGCCGACTGATGTGGGACAACACTGATGTGGAATAA
- a CDS encoding AraC family transcriptional regulator codes for MSVTALRPASPSLIAEADWRLPSGQPLQRYGLCALAQPHLRAPQQTTRFHFYEATLLLVLSGQLTILEQNKTTIVDTPSQLCLITPDASADLAKTPGGRDSAFRSIFLTFSSTLLTRFYLRYPDEHVPAQPPSPFTIFTLDDDLTSTLQHLVEGITGNTLNESRLELRLMDMLLVLSERGYRFGVPPQPGVSTQLRALISEEPERHWTAQSAGRLLAMSEATLRRRLSAEQTRFEVLLLETRMQHAMMLVQTTSWSMQRLAEACGYKSSARFSERFKNRFGCSPTKIR; via the coding sequence ATGAGTGTGACCGCTTTACGCCCTGCTTCTCCGTCTCTCATTGCAGAGGCGGACTGGCGTTTGCCATCAGGCCAGCCGCTACAGCGGTATGGCCTGTGTGCATTAGCACAACCTCATCTACGCGCCCCCCAGCAGACAACGCGTTTTCATTTTTATGAAGCCACGCTTCTGCTGGTTCTCTCCGGCCAACTAACCATTCTCGAACAAAACAAAACGACGATTGTCGACACGCCGTCTCAGCTTTGTCTGATTACGCCTGACGCAAGCGCCGATCTGGCGAAAACGCCCGGCGGTCGTGACTCCGCTTTCCGGTCGATCTTTCTGACGTTTTCATCCACGCTTCTGACGCGTTTTTATCTCCGCTATCCTGATGAACACGTTCCTGCGCAACCCCCATCCCCCTTCACGATTTTCACGTTGGATGACGATCTCACCAGCACATTACAGCATCTGGTTGAAGGGATTACCGGCAACACGCTCAATGAATCGCGTCTAGAGCTCCGGTTGATGGACATGCTGCTGGTGTTATCAGAGCGAGGATATCGTTTTGGCGTGCCGCCACAGCCAGGCGTTTCTACCCAGCTACGCGCGCTTATCAGTGAAGAGCCGGAGCGCCACTGGACGGCACAGTCAGCGGGGCGTTTGCTGGCTATGAGTGAAGCTACGTTACGCCGAAGGCTATCCGCCGAGCAGACGCGCTTTGAAGTATTGTTGCTAGAGACACGGATGCAGCACGCGATGATGTTGGTACAGACGACGTCATGGAGCATGCAACGTTTGGCTGAAGCCTGCGGGTATAAATCCTCTGCGCGTTTTTCCGAACGGTTTAAAAACCGTTTTGGCTGTTCACCCACCAAAATTCGTTAA
- a CDS encoding PqiB family protein translates to MQDNTPGTPTEATVKNKRRLSPFWLLPLIALMIAGWLIYTNQQERGATVTIDFVSADGIVAGRTPVRYQGVEVGTVQNIKLSEDLRTIQVEASIKSDMKEALRSGTQFWLVTPKASLAGVSGLDALVGGNYIGMMPGSGEAQEHFSALDTQPKYRVNTGELLIHLHADDLGSLNTGSLVYYRKIPVGKVYDYTVSQDRRGVMIDVLIERRFTHLVKKNSRFWNVSGFNADISVSGAKIEMENLAALVNGAIAFDSPEESEDAGAEQSYRLYPDLAQSQRGVKITLDLPSGDSLSEGRTPLMYQGLEVGTLNKIILNPDDGKVSGELIIDPSVVSLMREGTRIELSKPQLSLSDLNVSRLLSGPTLTLLPGEGEPRQHFTVLDSGQQQLAQPGALSIQLTAAQSYGIDSGQPVLLHGVQVGQVVKRTLDEQGVSFILVIEPRYRQLLHRDSKFIVNSRVNVKMGLDGIQVLGASAQEWVSGGIQVLPGSKGEIQARYPLFSDLEKAEEGIRGATPSPTLTLVTDSLPDIQDGSIVLYRKFQVGEIMRVRPKADTFEVEVYIRPEHRKLLTENSVFWAEGGARVQLNTSGLTVQASPLNRALKGAISFDNLEGAPEIKGGKRILYNNETAARAVGSRIILRTYDASKLAPGMPIRYLGIDIGQLDSLKLSEQRNDVLVQAVLYPEYVRNFARSGTRFSVVTPEISAAGVNHLETLFQPYINVEPGNGSVTRNFELQQATISDSRYQDGLNISVDAPEAGALQVGTPVLFRGIEVGTVTGLSLGPLSDRIAVSLRISKRYQHLVRDNSVFWQASGYNLEFGLVGGVIKSGTFQQFIRGGIAFATPPSTPLAPKAQEGKHFLLRNEEPKEWRQWGTAIPTPPDN, encoded by the coding sequence ATGCAAGATAATACGCCTGGGACACCAACCGAAGCTACCGTGAAAAACAAGCGCCGTCTGTCGCCATTTTGGCTGCTGCCGTTGATTGCGCTGATGATTGCCGGTTGGCTGATTTACACCAATCAGCAGGAGCGCGGCGCGACGGTTACCATTGATTTCGTCTCTGCCGACGGGATTGTCGCCGGACGTACGCCTGTGCGCTATCAAGGTGTCGAAGTCGGTACCGTACAAAATATCAAGCTGAGCGAAGACCTGCGCACCATACAGGTCGAAGCCAGCATCAAAAGCGATATGAAGGAAGCGTTGCGCAGCGGTACGCAATTCTGGTTGGTCACACCCAAGGCCTCTCTCGCCGGGGTTTCAGGACTAGATGCGCTGGTGGGCGGTAACTACATCGGCATGATGCCCGGTTCCGGCGAGGCGCAAGAACACTTTTCTGCGCTGGATACCCAGCCCAAATACCGCGTTAACACCGGAGAATTGCTGATTCATCTTCACGCTGACGATCTCGGCTCGTTGAATACCGGCTCGCTGGTTTACTACCGTAAAATTCCGGTGGGGAAAGTTTACGATTATACCGTTTCTCAGGATCGTCGCGGCGTGATGATTGACGTCCTGATTGAACGCCGTTTCACCCATCTGGTGAAAAAGAATAGCCGTTTCTGGAATGTATCCGGCTTTAATGCCGACATCAGCGTCAGCGGCGCAAAAATTGAGATGGAGAATCTGGCGGCGCTGGTCAACGGGGCAATTGCCTTCGATTCGCCAGAAGAGAGCGAGGATGCGGGCGCCGAGCAATCCTATCGTCTCTATCCCGATCTGGCGCAGAGTCAACGTGGAGTGAAAATCACGCTAGATTTACCCTCCGGTGACAGCTTATCCGAAGGCCGAACCCCTCTGATGTACCAAGGGTTGGAAGTCGGCACGTTGAACAAAATTATCTTAAACCCGGACGACGGCAAGGTCAGCGGGGAGCTGATCATCGATCCTTCCGTGGTGTCGTTGATGCGCGAAGGTACACGTATTGAACTCAGCAAACCCCAACTTTCGCTCAGCGACCTGAATGTGTCTCGCCTGCTAAGCGGCCCAACGCTGACATTACTCCCCGGCGAAGGCGAACCGCGCCAGCATTTTACTGTATTGGATAGTGGGCAGCAGCAGCTCGCCCAGCCCGGAGCACTTTCTATTCAGCTCACCGCCGCACAAAGCTATGGTATTGATAGCGGTCAACCCGTGCTACTGCACGGTGTACAAGTTGGTCAGGTCGTGAAACGCACACTGGATGAACAAGGTGTCAGCTTCATTCTGGTGATCGAGCCACGTTATCGCCAGCTATTGCACCGCGACAGCAAATTCATCGTTAACAGTCGCGTGAATGTGAAGATGGGGTTGGATGGGATTCAAGTGTTGGGTGCCAGTGCACAAGAATGGGTCAGCGGCGGCATTCAGGTTTTACCCGGTAGTAAGGGAGAGATTCAGGCACGTTACCCGCTGTTCAGCGATCTCGAAAAAGCCGAAGAAGGTATTCGCGGTGCCACCCCCTCGCCTACCCTCACCCTGGTAACCGACAGTCTACCGGATATTCAGGACGGCTCTATCGTGCTGTATCGTAAATTCCAGGTAGGTGAAATCATGCGGGTGCGACCCAAGGCGGATACCTTTGAAGTTGAGGTTTATATCCGTCCAGAACATCGCAAACTGTTGACAGAAAACAGCGTGTTTTGGGCTGAAGGTGGAGCCCGTGTGCAGTTGAATACCTCGGGTCTGACCGTGCAAGCTTCCCCGCTGAATCGGGCGCTTAAGGGGGCGATCAGCTTTGATAATCTGGAAGGCGCGCCGGAAATCAAAGGCGGAAAACGCATCCTGTACAACAACGAAACGGCGGCGCGCGCCGTGGGCAGCCGCATCATTCTGCGCACCTACGACGCCAGTAAACTCGCACCGGGTATGCCGATCCGCTATCTGGGCATCGATATCGGCCAGTTGGATTCGCTGAAGCTGTCCGAACAACGCAACGACGTATTGGTGCAGGCGGTGCTCTACCCTGAATACGTGCGTAATTTTGCCCGTTCTGGAACGCGCTTTTCCGTCGTCACGCCGGAAATTTCTGCTGCGGGTGTAAATCATCTGGAGACGCTATTCCAACCTTATATTAACGTCGAACCGGGCAATGGCAGCGTAACGCGTAATTTTGAGCTTCAGCAGGCGACTATCTCTGATTCACGCTATCAGGACGGCTTGAATATCAGCGTTGATGCACCGGAAGCCGGCGCATTGCAGGTTGGTACGCCGGTTCTGTTCCGCGGTATTGAAGTCGGTACCGTCACTGGGCTGTCGCTAGGCCCTTTGTCGGATCGCATCGCCGTTTCGCTGCGCATCAGTAAACGCTATCAACATCTGGTACGCGATAATTCCGTCTTCTGGCAAGCTTCTGGCTACAATCTGGAATTCGGACTGGTTGGCGGCGTTATTAAGAGTGGAACCTTCCAGCAGTTTATTCGCGGCGGTATCGCTTTCGCCACGCCGCCTAGCACACCACTCGCGCCGAAGGCTCAGGAAGGGAAGCATTTCTTGCTGAGAAACGAAGAACCTAAAGAGTGGCGGCAATGGGGTACGGCGATCCCAACTCCCCCGGATAATTAA
- the potD gene encoding spermidine/putrescine ABC transporter substrate-binding protein PotD — MKKWPHLLATCALAFGINTANANDGKTLYFYNWTEYVPPGLLEQFTKETGIKVIYSTYESNESMYAKLKTYKDGAYDLVVPSTYFISKMSKEGMLQKIDTSKLSNFHNLDPNLLHKSFDPNNDYSIPYIWGATAIGINHEMIDPASVTGWADLWDKKYKDSLLLTDDAREVFQIALRKLGYSANTTDPKEIEAAYKELQTLMPNVLTFNSDNPGNPFIEGEVNLGMVWNGSAYVARQAGTPLDVIWPKEGGIFWMDSLAIPANAKNVDGAMKLIDFLLRPEVAAQVAETIGYPTPNLAAKKLLPPEVSGDKTLYPDDETIAKGEWQNDVGSASTLYETYFQQLKAGR; from the coding sequence ATGAAAAAGTGGCCACACCTACTGGCAACCTGCGCGCTGGCGTTTGGTATCAACACCGCTAATGCCAACGACGGCAAAACGCTCTATTTTTATAACTGGACCGAATATGTACCGCCGGGCCTGCTGGAACAGTTCACCAAAGAAACGGGCATCAAGGTAATTTACTCCACCTATGAATCCAACGAGAGTATGTATGCCAAGCTGAAAACCTATAAGGACGGTGCCTACGATCTGGTTGTGCCATCGACCTATTTCATCTCCAAGATGAGTAAAGAAGGCATGCTGCAAAAAATTGATACCAGCAAACTTAGTAACTTCCATAATCTCGATCCGAACCTGCTGCACAAGTCCTTCGATCCGAACAATGACTACTCCATTCCCTATATCTGGGGCGCAACAGCGATAGGTATTAATCATGAAATGATTGACCCCGCCAGCGTCACCGGTTGGGCCGATCTGTGGGATAAGAAATATAAAGACAGCCTGCTACTAACGGATGATGCACGCGAGGTATTCCAGATCGCCCTGCGTAAACTGGGTTACTCCGCGAACACCACCGATCCCAAAGAGATTGAGGCGGCGTATAAAGAACTGCAAACCCTGATGCCAAATGTACTGACGTTCAACTCGGACAACCCTGGTAACCCGTTCATTGAGGGTGAGGTTAATCTGGGTATGGTATGGAACGGTTCTGCCTATGTGGCGCGTCAGGCGGGCACACCGCTGGATGTTATCTGGCCCAAAGAAGGCGGCATCTTCTGGATGGACAGCCTGGCAATTCCAGCCAACGCAAAGAATGTTGACGGTGCGATGAAGTTGATCGACTTCCTACTGCGCCCGGAAGTGGCGGCTCAGGTTGCAGAAACCATCGGCTATCCAACGCCAAATCTGGCTGCGAAGAAATTACTGCCTCCTGAAGTGTCAGGTGACAAAACGTTGTATCCAGACGATGAAACCATTGCCAAAGGCGAATGGCAGAACGACGTTGGCAGCGCCAGCACGCTATACGAAACCTATTTCCAACAGCTAAAAGCCGGCCGTTAA
- the potC gene encoding spermidine/putrescine ABC transporter permease PotC, translating to MIGRLIRGGFMSIIYAYLYIPIVILIVNSFNQARFGINWQGFTLDWYRLLMNNDSLLQAAQHSLTMAVFSATFATLMGSLTAVALYRYRFRGKPFVGGMLFVVMMSPDIVMAISLLVLFMLLGISLGFWSLLFSHITFCLPFVVVTVYSRLKGFDVRMLEAARDLGASEVIILRKIILPLAMPAVAASWLLSFTLSMDDVVVSSFVTGPAYEILPLKIYSMVKVGVSPEVNALATILLILSLVLVLSSQLILRDRTGK from the coding sequence ATGATCGGACGCTTAATCCGCGGTGGATTTATGTCCATCATTTACGCTTACCTGTACATTCCGATCGTTATTCTGATCGTGAACTCCTTTAATCAGGCGCGCTTCGGCATCAACTGGCAGGGATTTACGCTGGACTGGTATCGACTGCTGATGAACAATGACAGCCTGCTTCAGGCCGCGCAGCATTCGCTGACCATGGCGGTGTTTTCCGCGACGTTCGCCACACTGATGGGTTCTCTAACGGCCGTCGCGCTGTATCGCTATCGTTTTCGTGGCAAGCCTTTTGTCGGCGGCATGCTGTTCGTGGTGATGATGTCGCCGGATATCGTGATGGCAATTTCGCTGCTGGTACTCTTCATGCTGTTGGGCATATCGCTCGGGTTCTGGTCGTTGCTGTTTTCCCACATCACGTTCTGCCTACCCTTTGTGGTAGTAACCGTCTACTCGCGTCTGAAAGGTTTCGACGTGCGGATGCTGGAAGCGGCGCGCGACTTAGGGGCCAGTGAAGTGATTATTCTGCGCAAAATTATTCTGCCACTGGCGATGCCAGCCGTCGCGGCCAGTTGGCTGCTCAGTTTCACGCTGTCGATGGACGACGTGGTGGTCTCTTCGTTTGTCACCGGCCCCGCGTATGAAATTCTGCCGTTGAAGATTTACTCGATGGTGAAGGTTGGCGTATCCCCTGAAGTCAATGCGCTGGCAACGATTTTGCTCATTCTGTCGCTTGTACTGGTGCTCAGTAGCCAACTGATTTTACGCGACCGCACCGGAAAATAA
- a CDS encoding GAF domain-containing protein encodes MNKQAFYQDLIRDMSSLIADENRFITILSNSSALLFERLDGVNWAGFYLLDNDTLFLGPFQGKVACVRIPVGKGVCGTAIAENRIQRVDDVHAFPGHIACDAASNAEIVLPLVVNGQRIGVLDIDSTLYQRFDADDEEGLKAVVSVLCAQLEASDVMTFINSLSLRQG; translated from the coding sequence ATGAATAAACAAGCGTTTTATCAGGATCTCATTCGCGATATGTCATCGCTTATTGCGGATGAAAACCGTTTTATTACGATTTTGTCAAACAGTAGTGCGCTGCTGTTTGAGCGTTTGGATGGGGTTAACTGGGCAGGGTTTTACCTGTTGGATAACGACACGCTTTTCCTGGGACCGTTTCAGGGTAAGGTTGCCTGTGTACGTATTCCAGTTGGCAAAGGTGTGTGCGGTACGGCGATAGCTGAAAATCGCATTCAGCGTGTGGATGATGTTCATGCGTTCCCCGGTCATATCGCCTGTGATGCCGCGAGTAATGCTGAAATCGTGCTACCGCTTGTCGTTAATGGGCAACGGATTGGCGTTCTGGATATTGACAGTACCCTTTATCAACGTTTTGACGCGGATGATGAAGAAGGGCTGAAGGCCGTAGTGAGCGTACTTTGTGCTCAACTGGAAGCGAGCGATGTGATGACATTCATCAATTCTCTCTCGTTGAGACAAGGTTAA
- the prc gene encoding carboxy terminal-processing peptidase, protein MNNLVRITAIAGLLLAGSSFANENITRVEQIPQLHQEPQHATVSDRVASRFLRSHYRQFMLDAQFSEKIFNRYLNMLDYSHNVLLASDVAQFSGQKAQLGDALKSGQLDVPYALYNLAQKRRFERFQYALSLLEKPVDLTGNDTFELDRSKAPWPQNAGELNRLWDAKVKYDWLSLKLTGKDDKDIKETLTKRYQFAIRRLAQSNSEDVFQLVMNAFAREIDPHTSYLSPRNTEQFNTEMSLSLEGIGAVLQMDDDYTMINSMVPGGPAAKSKNITVGDRVVGVGQSGKPMVDVIGWRLDDVVALIKGPKGSKVRLEILPAGKGTKTRIVTLTRERIRLEDRAVKMSVKTVGKDKVGVLDIPGFYVGLTDDVKVQLQKLEKQNVSSIVIDLRTNGGGALTEAVGLSGLFIPSGPVVQVRDNNGKVREDSDTDGIVYYKGPLVVLVDRFSASASEIFAAAMQDYGRALIVGEPTFGKGTVQQYRSLNRIYDQMLRPDWPALGSVQYTIQKFYRIDGGSTQMKGVTPDVMMPTGTETVDTGEKFEDNALPWDSIKAANYIKSGDLKALISKLNEHHQERIAKDPEFQFVAQDIARYNAMKDKRNFVSLNLAQREKENDDDEALRLNRINDRLVREGKKPLKSLDDLPKDYQAPDPYLDETVKIAHDLAQEQKE, encoded by the coding sequence ATGAACAACTTAGTCAGAATAACCGCCATTGCAGGTTTACTGCTGGCGGGCTCTAGTTTTGCAAATGAAAACATTACGCGTGTTGAGCAGATCCCTCAGCTACATCAGGAGCCTCAACATGCCACCGTAAGCGACAGGGTGGCCTCACGTTTCCTGCGTTCGCATTATCGCCAGTTTATGCTGGATGCGCAGTTCTCTGAGAAAATTTTTAACCGCTACCTCAACATGCTGGACTACAGCCACAATGTGCTGCTGGCCTCTGATGTGGCGCAGTTTTCCGGGCAAAAAGCCCAATTGGGCGACGCGCTGAAATCCGGTCAACTGGATGTTCCGTACGCGTTGTACAATCTGGCGCAGAAGCGTCGGTTTGAGCGTTTTCAATATGCACTGTCGCTGCTGGAAAAACCGGTCGATCTGACGGGTAATGATACGTTTGAGCTCGATCGTAGCAAAGCGCCTTGGCCGCAGAACGCAGGGGAACTTAACCGCCTGTGGGATGCCAAGGTGAAATATGACTGGCTCAGCCTAAAGCTGACGGGTAAAGATGATAAAGACATCAAAGAGACGCTGACCAAGCGTTACCAGTTTGCGATTCGTCGTTTGGCGCAGAGCAACAGCGAAGATGTTTTCCAACTGGTCATGAACGCCTTTGCGCGTGAAATTGACCCGCATACCAGCTACCTGTCACCGCGTAACACCGAGCAATTCAATACCGAAATGAGCCTATCGCTCGAAGGGATTGGTGCCGTGTTGCAGATGGATGATGACTACACCATGATTAATTCCATGGTGCCCGGTGGCCCCGCAGCGAAGAGCAAAAATATTACTGTCGGTGACCGCGTGGTTGGCGTAGGCCAAAGCGGTAAGCCAATGGTAGATGTTATCGGCTGGCGTCTGGATGATGTCGTTGCGCTGATTAAAGGGCCGAAAGGCAGTAAGGTGCGTTTGGAGATTCTGCCCGCAGGTAAAGGGACGAAAACCCGTATTGTCACGCTGACGCGTGAACGTATCCGCCTTGAAGATCGCGCAGTTAAAATGTCCGTCAAGACGGTTGGCAAAGATAAAGTCGGCGTGTTGGATATCCCAGGTTTCTATGTCGGTCTGACGGATGACGTAAAAGTTCAGCTCCAGAAACTGGAAAAACAGAACGTCAGCAGCATCGTGATTGACTTGCGGACGAACGGCGGCGGTGCGCTGACGGAAGCAGTAGGGCTTTCCGGTCTGTTTATCCCAAGCGGCCCTGTCGTTCAGGTACGCGATAATAATGGCAAGGTGCGCGAAGACAGCGATACCGACGGCATTGTGTATTACAAAGGCCCGCTGGTGGTGTTGGTTGACCGTTTCAGTGCTTCCGCTTCCGAGATCTTCGCGGCGGCGATGCAGGATTACGGTCGTGCACTGATCGTGGGTGAACCGACGTTTGGTAAAGGCACCGTACAGCAGTATCGCTCGCTGAATCGGATTTACGATCAGATGCTGCGCCCTGACTGGCCTGCGTTGGGTTCCGTGCAGTACACGATTCAGAAGTTCTATCGTATTGACGGCGGTAGTACTCAGATGAAAGGCGTGACGCCAGATGTGATGATGCCAACGGGCACCGAAACGGTAGATACCGGCGAGAAGTTCGAAGATAACGCGTTACCGTGGGATAGCATTAAAGCAGCCAACTACATCAAGAGCGGCGATCTGAAGGCGTTGATTAGCAAACTGAATGAACATCATCAGGAGCGTATCGCCAAAGATCCCGAGTTCCAGTTTGTTGCTCAGGATATTGCCCGCTACAACGCGATGAAGGATAAGCGCAATTTCGTCTCGCTCAATCTTGCCCAGCGTGAGAAAGAGAATGACGATGATGAAGCGTTGCGTCTGAACCGGATTAACGATCGGCTCGTGCGAGAAGGCAAGAAGCCACTCAAATCGCTGGACGATTTGCCGAAAGATTATCAGGCACCCGATCCTTATCTGGATGAAACGGTGAAAATCGCTCACGATTTGGCGCAAGAACAGAAAGAGTAA
- the proQ gene encoding RNA chaperone ProQ, producing the protein MENQPKLNSSKEVIAFLAERFPLCFTTEGETRPLKIGIFQDLVERVPESDNVSKTQLRSALRLYTSSWRYLYGVKLGAQRVDLDGNPCGELEQQHVDHARTQLEEAKARVQAQRAEQQAKKREAAGETADAARTPRPAQRRAPRRDASNDASRNPASQNHAPRKPRQSSSGQSQSSSQQSANAQPRQAKPASNERQRVAVTDVSKLQIGQEIKVRAGKDAMDATVLEIAKGEVRVQLASGLAMIVRAEHLQF; encoded by the coding sequence ATGGAAAATCAACCTAAGTTGAACAGTAGTAAAGAAGTCATCGCCTTTTTGGCAGAGCGGTTCCCGCTTTGTTTCACCACTGAAGGTGAAACACGTCCGTTAAAAATCGGTATTTTTCAAGATCTTGTTGAGCGTGTACCGGAATCCGATAACGTCAGTAAGACGCAATTACGCTCTGCGCTGCGTCTTTATACTTCAAGCTGGCGGTATCTATACGGTGTAAAATTGGGTGCTCAACGTGTAGATCTGGATGGTAACCCGTGTGGCGAGTTGGAACAGCAGCATGTTGATCATGCTCGCACGCAGTTGGAAGAAGCGAAAGCGCGAGTTCAAGCTCAGCGTGCTGAGCAGCAGGCGAAAAAACGTGAAGCAGCCGGAGAAACGGCAGATGCAGCGCGTACACCTCGTCCTGCTCAGAGACGTGCGCCGCGTCGCGATGCTTCAAACGATGCATCTCGAAACCCTGCGTCTCAAAACCATGCACCGCGTAAACCACGCCAGTCTTCTTCCGGCCAATCTCAGTCCTCTTCTCAGCAATCAGCGAATGCTCAGCCGCGTCAGGCAAAGCCTGCCAGCAATGAGCGTCAGCGGGTTGCGGTTACGGATGTTTCCAAACTGCAAATCGGTCAGGAAATCAAAGTCAGAGCCGGCAAAGATGCCATGGATGCCACCGTGCTTGAAATTGCCAAAGGCGAAGTCAGAGTACAATTGGCTTCTGGACTGGCAATGATTGTACGCGCAGAACACTTGCAGTTCTGA